The genomic segment GAATTTAAGTTTTATGAATCACCCTGAATGGTGCCAACTTATTGGCAGATCTGGACTGGAAGAAGGTGTTGAGAGAGCTAATAGTTCTTTGTCCTAATGATTCATTCTCagtatagtcagaagatacagaACCATGCCTTATATTTTGTCTCACTGGACCCTTTGGCCCGTCCCACTGTTCTAGCAGTTGAAGGAGCAAGTCTTTGGTGCCGTTAGGACTGTTTAAGTTGTTGGTTTTTGTAGTGAAGTGGGAATTTACTGGTTTATGTATGGTTTTTACACTGAGAGGTACGTCTCTGGACatattgtttactttaaattttgattttctCCATGGTATTCCTAGagtttctttgttttcatcaTCGACAGTTATAACATCATCTTTGTACTTTCTTCCTGTTATTGTTATCGGTACACTTCTAGGAATAGTTTCCTCTTTGACTATGGAAACTTCATTTTTAAATACTGTCTCGTTATTAGTGAGACTTGTATTGAAATTAGAGAGTTGGAAAAGTTTATCTGACAATTTTCTAATCTCTTCAGCCAAATTCATTCTCTCTGCAATATCATTCGGTTTCACCACACAAGTACTGTCAGAAGCTCTTCTGAAGTGTTCAACTGGCGGTGCTAGTAGCTGCTGTTCTAAACTTTCTTGCCCTTCGTTTACAAAAGCGTTGTCTGACCCTGGTGACGACGCTAAAGACCCGCACGGAGATGGTGACTCACCGATTAGAGACTGGCTAGAACCAGAAAGGTCTTCTTCGCCGTTAGGCAACATCGATGGTGATATCACATGGGAACTAATCTCAAAAACATACGGCGAATTTGGGTGCTCGTTCCACCTTTCAACGAACTGTTTCAAATTATCCTTGGTGACGTCCATACTGGGTGTTTTCGGCAGACTAGGTGGCGACTTCTTCCTTTTGAGCCAGTCGTGATTGAGACAGTCTGTTGCCGATAGGCGCTGGCTGAAAAGATTTAGACAAAGACCCTGTTAGTAAGATTAATTAATGCCTTAGGCTAGAGCATCATGCAAACAGAACCCAAATTAGTAGAAAGGACAGTACAACAGTCGAGTTAGTGTTATTTTGTGAATTGTGTCAACTAATTTGGGTCTTTGTCTGAACGGCTCGttgataataattttaaaagcTTGTAGTAGTGTAAtgcaattttttaaaatagtctgtGCAGTATTCTGAATGACATTAATATtatcgaaaagttttattttcgGTTATTGAATCTAGTTTGTGTACTTCATATCCTAGACTATGAACTTATCGAAGCTTCATAGTCTATAGATAAAAATCACTATTTCAGATCTTGTGACCAAATCAAACAACTTCAATCAATTCATTTACTGAGAATGTTTGGAGTGAAAATATCAAAGTGTCAGCGTCTACATATTGATGATGCAATTTTAATAGAAACCCAAAAACTATAATTATCTATCCATATATAAATCTTGTCAGTGTTATGTACAAGTTACTCACAATTGTTAATTTTAAAAAGAGGTTAACTATATACTAAAAAAAAGTCATCGGAAGGGCTAGTGCTAAATTTAGGTTTGAAGTTACATAGAAAAGCTTAAAAAAATGAGAAAGCAGTAATAAAGAGCCGGATCAAAACGAAAATGTTTAACCAGTGTACTTAACCTAGTTTTCACTGgaaatttctttcttcttcttttttggtaGCATTTTTCTGTTCACTCCGGGATGTAAACCTTCCTTTGAGTCTTGTTCTATTCTCATCTGGTTGGTAACAATGCCTACCTACTTTGGCTTTTATGTTATCAGGCCATTATTTTTGAGTCTTACTCTACTAAGTTGGTGTTCTATTGATATTAAAATGAATAATCTTGATCTctcatttatgaaattttacagaTCATATCCTCCACTTTTGTTGTCTTACATAGTATTTCGTTGCCGTCGGTTCTCTCCAATGAAATATTAATTTAGGCCATCGCTCATTAAACATTATTAATAAAACTTCAAATTACTGCAAGGACCGTTTTTCTATTCTGTCTACCActgtttcttttgtttttattcgagTTCTGACTTCCTCATTACTTCTTTTTCCTATTCTTCATATTCTTGGATTTCTACTTTTTCCTATCTACCTATCTATGTATTAGACATCCAAtgttggatataggtctccccTTCGCTCCTCCATATTTCTCTGTCTTGGGCCATATGCATCCACCTCGAACTAGCATGGTGTTTCAGGTCATCCATTCAATTTGTAATAATCCATCTTTCATATTTTTGTCTAATAGACATGAAGGGCGAATTTACACCTTAGTTTTGCTATTTGGCTGGTAGTATCTTTAACTTTTATGACGTTTCCTATACAGGTATTTCTCCTTCTATCTGACAGTTTTTTCATCATTTGTGTTTCCATTACTCTTTATGTCCTTACTATTTTGTCCATATTAGCTCTTGTAAATGTCTAAAGTGTGACATCTATATGTAAGGAGGAGAAGAATGGACTGGTTGAACAGTTTCGTTTTTAGATATTGAGgatactttttatttttcaatttgtaGATATGTTTACCAAACGAAGTCTATGCCAATCTCTCACGTCTCTTAATTTCTGTGGTTTgattgtctttatttaattttattatctgtcccaaatatatgtattcattaccttcttctattttttttgtttaactaGGATTTTTAACACTTCTTATTGCACGAGTTCTTGTCTCTCCCAGCTGAGACAGACGTTGTTCTAGGTGTGGTACTTTTCAATAGATATTCTACTCATCTGGTGTATAGGTCTTTGTGTTTTAGTACTCACCACATCCCTTCGAAAGGGGTTGTTCTGAGCCCCCTTATGAAGGATAAGATATTCTTTTACGTTGATCAGACGGTTTGGAAGATCCCATCTCAGTATGACAGCCGATTGACTCATAATGCGAGTGGCGCCTGTGAGTATCTAGAAATAAGCCCAAAggatttttagttttccatagcCTTAATCT from the Diabrotica undecimpunctata isolate CICGRU chromosome 1, icDiaUnde3, whole genome shotgun sequence genome contains:
- the LOC140450663 gene encoding death-associated protein kinase 2-like isoform X2, encoding MIKVDESDPVGEVQLSFPHREVQIQRGKDPKDFYTLEEEIGRGKFGTVYRCKEKSTGLCLAAKFIGCPKKEDRRNVEREIDIMRSLQHPRLIQIYDAFENGKIMTVILELIEGGELFERVIDDDFILTEKSCTVFMRQICEGVDFIHKQRILHLDMKPENILCLTKTGNRIKIIDFGLARKFDPNKKLQVLFGTPEFVAPEVVNFDEIGYGTDMWSVGVICYVLLSGLSPFMGHTDVETMANVTIAKYDFEDEAFDEISENAKDFIRKLLIKDMNQRLSATDCLNHDWLKRKKSPPSLPKTPSMDVTKDNLKQFVERWNEHPNSPYVFEISSHVISPSMLPNGEEDLSGSSQSLIGESPSPCGSLASSPGSDNAFVNEGQESLEQQLLAPPVEHFRRASDSTCVVKPNDIAERMNLAEEIRKLSDKLFQLSNFNTSLTNNETVFKNEVSIVKEETIPRSVPITITGRKYKDDVITVDDENKETLGIPWRKSKFKVNNMSRDVPLSVKTIHKPVNSHFTTKTNNLNSPNGTKDLLLQLLEQWDGPKGPVRQNIRHGSVSSDYTENESLGQRTISSLNTFFQSRSANKLAPFRVIHKT
- the LOC140450663 gene encoding myosin light chain kinase, smooth muscle-like isoform X1, whose translation is MWYTTKCWIKSTVKSSYCDDTPAIITMIKVDESDPVGEVQLSFPHREVQIQRGKDPKDFYTLEEEIGRGKFGTVYRCKEKSTGLCLAAKFIGCPKKEDRRNVEREIDIMRSLQHPRLIQIYDAFENGKIMTVILELIEGGELFERVIDDDFILTEKSCTVFMRQICEGVDFIHKQRILHLDMKPENILCLTKTGNRIKIIDFGLARKFDPNKKLQVLFGTPEFVAPEVVNFDEIGYGTDMWSVGVICYVLLSGLSPFMGHTDVETMANVTIAKYDFEDEAFDEISENAKDFIRKLLIKDMNQRLSATDCLNHDWLKRKKSPPSLPKTPSMDVTKDNLKQFVERWNEHPNSPYVFEISSHVISPSMLPNGEEDLSGSSQSLIGESPSPCGSLASSPGSDNAFVNEGQESLEQQLLAPPVEHFRRASDSTCVVKPNDIAERMNLAEEIRKLSDKLFQLSNFNTSLTNNETVFKNEVSIVKEETIPRSVPITITGRKYKDDVITVDDENKETLGIPWRKSKFKVNNMSRDVPLSVKTIHKPVNSHFTTKTNNLNSPNGTKDLLLQLLEQWDGPKGPVRQNIRHGSVSSDYTENESLGQRTISSLNTFFQSRSANKLAPFRVIHKT